The following proteins are co-located in the Vigna angularis cultivar LongXiaoDou No.4 chromosome 2, ASM1680809v1, whole genome shotgun sequence genome:
- the LOC108321315 gene encoding NADH dehydrogenase [ubiquinone] 1 alpha subcomplex subunit 1: MNLRWMEAVLPLGIIAGMLCVMGNAQYYIHKAAHGRPKHIGNDLWDVAMERRDKKLHEQASSSN; the protein is encoded by the exons ATGAACTTGCGATGGATGGAAGCGGTGTTGCCGCTGGGAATCATAGCGGGAATGCTCTGTGTAATGGGAAACGCTCAGTATTACATTCACAAAGCCGCGCATGGAAGA CCTAAGCACATCGGGAACGATCTGTGGGACGTTGCGATGGAACGAAGGGACAAGAAGCTTCACGAACAAGCCTCATCTTCCAATTAA
- the LOC108321312 gene encoding uncharacterized protein LOC108321312, translating into MELLPSLVIMLVLVPCFESLPGVRAQSTTTSPGSSSTREEARALDALLQQYAYRALMNPKTGIIYNATHLPSNLSGIEVAALRLRSGSLRRKGFQPYNEFEIPMGLIGRPYVERLVLVYQNLGTRSSRYYPLTDYTYLAPVLGLLAYDGSNLSASNLSELQIDASGGPILVKFGAVKSVPHGAVAKCVWFDLQGSSNFSDVTTDNTCSSFQQGHFSIVVKSTAPAPAPASPTPASPPKRGPSPSAQGKGEKDNKKVWIIVGSVVGGLVLLVLLSLLVLWMRKYKQKKKMQQMEKAAELGEPLQMASVGDTKAPAATVTRTQPTLEHEYAP; encoded by the coding sequence ATGGAGCTTCTTCCAAGTCTAGTAATCATGCTTGTTCTTGTTCCGTGTTTCGAATCACTTCCTGGTGTCAGGGCTCAGTCTACTACTACTTCTCCTGGGTCTTCTTCAACAAGGGAAGAAGCAAGGGCTCTTGATGCACTTCTGCAACAATATGCTTATAGGGCTTTGATGAACCCAAAAACAGGTATCATTTACAATGCAACTCATCTTCCTTCCAATTTGTCTGGGATTGAGGTTGCAGCATTGAGATTAAGAAGTGGAAGTTTAAGGAGAAAAGGGTTCCAACCATACAATGAGTTTGAAATTCCCATGGGACTCATTGGGAGGCCATATGTAGAAAGGCTTGTTTTGGTGTACCAAAATCTGGGTACTAGATCCTCCAGGTACTACCCTTTGACAGACTATACCTATTTGGCTCCAGTGTTGGGACTACTGGCTTATGATGGTTCTAATCTGTCAGCTTCAAATTTATCAGAACTACAGATAGATGCGTCTGGTGGCCCTATATTGGTCAAGTTCGGGGCTGTTAAATCAGTCCCTCATGGTGCTGTTGCAAAATGTGTTTGGTTTGATTTGCAGGGTTCTTCCAATTTCAGTGATGTAACAACAGACAACACTTGTTCATCTTTCCAACAGGGTCATTTCTCTATAGTTGTTAAATCCACTGCTCCAGCTCCAGCACCAGCATCTCCTACTCCTGCAAGTCCTCCAAAAAGGGGGCCGTCACCAAGTGCTCAAGGAAAAGGTGAGAAGGATAATAAAAAGGTGTGGATCATTGTAGGGTCTGTTGTGGGGGGACTAGTATTGCTTGTGCTGTTGTCACTTCTTGTTTTGTGGATGAGAAAGTacaaacagaagaagaaaatgcaACAGATGGAAAAGGCGGCAGAGTTGGGAGAACCTCTTCAAATGGCCTCAGTTGGGGATACAAAAGCCCCTGCTGCAACAGTAACAAGAACACAACCAACCCTTGAACATGAATATGCACCATGA